A single Vulpes lagopus strain Blue_001 chromosome 3, ASM1834538v1, whole genome shotgun sequence DNA region contains:
- the BRICD5 gene encoding BRICHOS domain-containing protein 5 codes for MEQRHCCEESPRPRPVQVKTKPCHGGWRAPGLLLLLALAAAGAAAGGLLGFVHSPPKPLLQMLRLTLPSPGATWSNQTAQVDAARDVATIWVTSVKSNRSWAVLFDGPSGCVCYRPLEHQACFLRLMEPRDRETLQLLVNTSRAQGSHGPSHDTHHAQELLAVLGNHEVDPALVGDSVRHLCTKTPIYWARRAEGPRRQRLIYLCIDICFPSNICVSVCFYYLPD; via the exons ATGGAGCAGAGGCACTGCTGCGAGgagagccccaggcccaggcctgtcCAG GTGAAGACTAAGCCCTGCCATGGGGGCTGGAGAGCCCctggcctgctgctgctgctagcaCTGGCCgctgctggggctgcagctggAGGGCTTCTTGGCTTCGTGCACAGTCCTCCCAAG CCTCTGCTACAGATGCTCCGTCTGACCCTCCCAAGCCCTGGGGCAACCTGGTCCAACCAAACTGCCCAGGTGGATGCGGCCCGGGACGTGGCAACCATCTGGGTGACCTCAGTGAAGAGCAACCGCAGCTGGGCAGTGCTGTTCGATGGGCCGAGC GGCTGCGTCTGTTACCGGCCCCTGGAACACCAGGCCTGCTTCCTCCGCCTGATGGAGCCCCGAGATCGCGAGACCCTACAGCTGCTGGTGAACACCTCAAGG GCTCAAGGGTCTCACGGCCCCAGCCATGACACCCACCATGCCCAGGAGCTGCTGGCAGTGCTGGGGAACCACGAGGTGGACCCTGCCCTGGTGGGGGATTCGGTGCGGCACCTTTGCACGAAAACTCCCATTTACTGGGCCCGTCGAGCAGAGG GGCCCCGGAGGCAGCGGCTGATCTACCTGTGCATCGACATCTGCTTCCCCAGCAACATCTGCGTGTCGGTCTGCTTTTATTACCTCCCAGACTAA
- the MLST8 gene encoding target of rapamycin complex subunit LST8 isoform X1: MNTSPGTVGSDPVILATAGYDHTVRFWQAHSGICTRTVQHQDSQVNALEITPDRSMIAAAGYQHIRMYDLSSNNPNPIISYDGVNKNIASVGFHEDGRWMYTGGEDCTARIWDLRSRNLQCQRIFQVNAPINCVCLHPNQAELIVGDQSGAIHIWDLKTDHNEQLIPEPEVSITSAHIDPDASYMAAVNSTGNCYVWNLTGGIGDEVTQLIPKTKIPAHTRYALQCRFSPDSTLLATCSADQTCKIWRTSNFSLMTELSIKSSNPGESSRGWMWGCAFSGDSQYIVTASSDNLARLWCVETGEIKREYGGHQKAVVCLAFNDSVLG; encoded by the exons ATGAACACGTCCCCGGGCACGGTGGGCAGTGACCCCGTCATCTTGGCCACTGCGGGCTACGACCACACGGTGCGGTTCTGGCAGGCCCACAGTGGGATCTGCACCCGCACCGTACAGCATCAGGACTCT CAGGTAAACGCACTGGAGATCACGCCAGACCGCAGCATGATCGCGGCTGCAG GTTATCAGCACATTCGCATGTACGATCTCAGCTCCAACAACCCCAACCCCATCATCAGCTACGACGGGGTGAACAAGAATATCGCGTCTGTGGGCTTCCATGAGGACGGCCGGTGGATGTACACGGGTGGGGAGGACTGCACGGCACGGATCTGGGACCTCAG GTCCCGGAACCTGCAGTGTCAGCGGATCTTCCAGGTGAATGCACCCATTAATTGCGTGTGCCTGCACCCCAACCAG gcAGAGCTCATCGTGGGTGACCAGAGCGGCGCCATCCACATCTGGGACCTGAAAACTGACCACAACGAGCAGCTGATTCCCGAGCCCGAGGTCTCCATCACGTCTGCCCACATTGACCCTGACGCCAGCTACATGGCAGCCGTCAACAGCACC GGGAATTGCTATGTCTGGAATCTGACTGGGGGCATTGGTGACGAGGTGACACAGCTCATCCCCAAGACCAAGATCCCAGCGCACACCCGCTATGCCTTGCAGTGCCGCTTCAGCCCCGACTCTAC GCTTCTCGCCACCTGTTCCGCCGACCAGACATGCAAGATTTGGAGGACATCCAACTTCTCTCTGATGACAGAGCTGAGCATCAAGAGCAGCAACCCAGGAGAGTCATCCCGAGGCTGGATGTGGGGCTGTGCCTTCTCGGGGGACTCGCAGTACATCGTCACCG CTTCCTCTGACAACCTGGCCCGCCTCTGGTGTGTGGAGACAGGAGAGATCAAGAGGGAGTATGGTGGCCACCAGAAAGCTGTCGTCTGCCTGGCCTTCAACGACAGCGTGTTGGGCTAG
- the MLST8 gene encoding target of rapamycin complex subunit LST8 isoform X2, whose translation MNTSPGTVGSDPVILATAGYDHTVRFWQAHSGICTRTVQHQDSVNALEITPDRSMIAAAGYQHIRMYDLSSNNPNPIISYDGVNKNIASVGFHEDGRWMYTGGEDCTARIWDLRSRNLQCQRIFQVNAPINCVCLHPNQAELIVGDQSGAIHIWDLKTDHNEQLIPEPEVSITSAHIDPDASYMAAVNSTGNCYVWNLTGGIGDEVTQLIPKTKIPAHTRYALQCRFSPDSTLLATCSADQTCKIWRTSNFSLMTELSIKSSNPGESSRGWMWGCAFSGDSQYIVTASSDNLARLWCVETGEIKREYGGHQKAVVCLAFNDSVLG comes from the exons ATGAACACGTCCCCGGGCACGGTGGGCAGTGACCCCGTCATCTTGGCCACTGCGGGCTACGACCACACGGTGCGGTTCTGGCAGGCCCACAGTGGGATCTGCACCCGCACCGTACAGCATCAGGACTCT GTAAACGCACTGGAGATCACGCCAGACCGCAGCATGATCGCGGCTGCAG GTTATCAGCACATTCGCATGTACGATCTCAGCTCCAACAACCCCAACCCCATCATCAGCTACGACGGGGTGAACAAGAATATCGCGTCTGTGGGCTTCCATGAGGACGGCCGGTGGATGTACACGGGTGGGGAGGACTGCACGGCACGGATCTGGGACCTCAG GTCCCGGAACCTGCAGTGTCAGCGGATCTTCCAGGTGAATGCACCCATTAATTGCGTGTGCCTGCACCCCAACCAG gcAGAGCTCATCGTGGGTGACCAGAGCGGCGCCATCCACATCTGGGACCTGAAAACTGACCACAACGAGCAGCTGATTCCCGAGCCCGAGGTCTCCATCACGTCTGCCCACATTGACCCTGACGCCAGCTACATGGCAGCCGTCAACAGCACC GGGAATTGCTATGTCTGGAATCTGACTGGGGGCATTGGTGACGAGGTGACACAGCTCATCCCCAAGACCAAGATCCCAGCGCACACCCGCTATGCCTTGCAGTGCCGCTTCAGCCCCGACTCTAC GCTTCTCGCCACCTGTTCCGCCGACCAGACATGCAAGATTTGGAGGACATCCAACTTCTCTCTGATGACAGAGCTGAGCATCAAGAGCAGCAACCCAGGAGAGTCATCCCGAGGCTGGATGTGGGGCTGTGCCTTCTCGGGGGACTCGCAGTACATCGTCACCG CTTCCTCTGACAACCTGGCCCGCCTCTGGTGTGTGGAGACAGGAGAGATCAAGAGGGAGTATGGTGGCCACCAGAAAGCTGTCGTCTGCCTGGCCTTCAACGACAGCGTGTTGGGCTAG